The Chloracidobacterium sp. genome contains the following window.
ATGCAACGCCCTTTACCGGCACAGACATATCTTCCTCCGTCTTGCCCTCTGAGTTGGCGATGCTGACGCTAGCAAAGTAGCAGGACGCTCCGTGAGCACCGGCGTGTCGCACTTGCGTTTGAAATACTTCCTCACCTTCTATGCGACCGCGGTCCGGGTACATCGCGGTTCGAACGACAAAAAAGCCGATCTCGCCGTCCTTGTGCCCGACAATTTGCGGTTCGGTCATAGGGTCGGCAAAGACATCTGCCGATTCGACGACCCACTCGGCTTCCTGAAGTTGCTTGCAGACGATCTCGATGCCGAACGCGTGAATGTCGGCTGCGGTCATCAGTTCTTTTTCGATCATTGTTAACATTCTACTCGTCCACATAGCGGTCAATCAACATTGAAGTATTTCGATAGCCGATACGGGAATGATATTTATTTAATGGTAAACGTAAGCTTTGATTTTGCATCAAACATAATGGAGGTTTTTTATGATGAAAAAACTAATAACATTGACGCTTTCAATTGTTGCGACACTCTTACTCGGTGCCTCCGCAGTTTTAGCCCAAGGCGGCGACAGGACGACATTTACCGGCACGGTTATAAGCTACGGTAGCGGTTTCAATACCCGCACAACGACGAACACCTTTACCCTAAATCTTACAGGGACGACATCTGACAATGACGCCAAGCGGTTTCTAGGCCTTTTAGACGACAACGGTCAGGATGACCTTTTGAAGGCTATCCACTCTACAGATCTGGGCAATTTTGCGTTAGGCGGGCGGATCGGCCGTACTGTTAACGGCGTTCGCATCAGCGATGTCGACGGCAAACAGCGGATACGGATCATATTTGAGCGTTGGATCGGTGGGGGCGAACTACGTGGCGGTTATCGCTCGATCGATTACCCGTTCGGATATATCGAACTTATGGTCGATCCGGTCACCGGAAAGGGCGACGGTACATATATTGCCGCTGCACAACTACGGGTCAGAACGGATAAGAAGACCGGTCAGGACGTTGTCGAGGTCGAGGATTTCGGCACTTTTCCGTCCCGTTTGGTAGGTGTCACGGTCCGCGGACGTAAGTTGCTGTGAACTTTGCTGAAAGTCAGCATTTGCAACTATTGTGAAAAGGGTGCATTCTAGAGAGGTAGTCCTTCTCTTGCGATGCACCTTTTTGCATTGCGCTCATCAAAGACGGTTTTTGGATTTGGCAAAGAGCAGGTTGTTTATTGGTACAGAAGTAGCTCTTGCGTTTATTGAGCATCCGAAACCGACACTTCGTTGCACCGTTTTTCTGCGAAGCCATTCGAATCGACACTTCTTTGGAAATTCCCGAAAAGGGGAAAAGGTAAAAAATTTAATGTCAACGAAACTTTACGTAGGTAATCTCTCATTCAGCACGACGTCACAGGACCTCGAATCAATGTTCGGCGAATTTGGAACTGTTCAGTCGGCGAATCTCATCGAAGATCGCGAAACCGGCCGCTCACGCGGTTTCGGCTTTGTCGAAATGTCGAGCAAAGAAGAAGGCGAGGCAGCTATCGCCAGTATGAATGGCAAAGAGGTCGACGGCCGTGCACTTACGGTTAATGAAGCCAAACCCCGCGAAGATCGCGGTGGTAGCGGCGGCGGCGGCGGCGGTGGCGGCCGTGGTGGATACGGCGGCGGCGGTGGTGGAGGTCGCGGCGGCAATCGTGGCGGCGGCGGCGGCGGTGGAAATCGCGGCGGCGGCGGCTACGGCGGCGGTGGCGGACGCTACTAATCGATCAAATCGATTTCAAATCGCCGCGAGGCACTTCGGGTCGGTCACGCCGACCCGAAGCCCGCGGTGGTAGAAAATAGGACTAAACAAAGGATAGTGAATGAAAGAAGAACTTATTGAAATGGCCGGTGTCGTGGTCGACAAACAGCCAAACGCATTTTTCAAGGTACAATTGAACGATACTGAGCATATGGTGCTTGCAACGATCTCGGGTCGTATGCGCCGAAATCGGATCCGCATCCTGATGGGTGACCGCGTCGATATCGAACTCTCGCCGTACGATCTGACAAAGGGCCGTATCACATACCGTCACAAGTAAAGCCTAACAAATTTCAGTTTTCGTGCTTTAGTGGCACGGAAACAGATCGTTCAACGGCCGGTCCGAACCCATTCTGAGTTTGAGTCGGAAGTGTTATGCGACCTGCGAGCACTCAAACCCACGCTCCACAAATTCTCCCTCCGCAGTCTTCCGCACATTAATTTTCACCAAAAATAATTTTACTCGTCAACTGATCGGCCACCACCGATGAGATAAGCTGTGAAAATAAACACGGCAACTCGCACGTAATTGCCCCATTTCGGGTGTTTCTCTCATAACGGAACAGGAAACTTAATCTTTCTACAAGTGACCTGCGTCACATCAACTGCTTCAAAGCAGGCACACAATGGCGCTGAAAGTAATATTTTCAAGTTCTGTCTAATGGGGGTGCAAAATGATGAGACAGTTTATTAAGATCGCTTCAGTGATCGCGACGTTCGCGTTCGTGTTATTCCTCCTCGACGGTACAAGCCAAAAGGCTCAGGTGATGACCGGTAAGGTCGCTCCGCCGCTCGAAATGCCCCAAGTTATCGAACTCGCAAAGGGCTCGAAACAGGGCCCTGTGACATTCAATCACGTCAAGCATAATAGTGGCGAGTATAGTGTCTCCGGGCCGATACAGTGTATCGAATGCCATCACACGGCACAGCCGGCCGCTGAACTCGCAAAGCATCCACCGCTTAAAACCGATTGGCCCGCCGGTCGTACGACCACGCTCACTATGGAGCTTTTCAATACGGATGCGAAAGGTGCCGGTATTGCCGCTTGTCGTGATTGCCACGCCAAAGCCGGCCAAAAGCCGAAATTGTTGCTGGAGATACCGGTCCTTAAGGATCCGGGCAGCACGACGATGACGACGCTGACCAACCAGTTGGCATTTCATCGCACCTGTGATGCGTGCCATTTTTCGGTTTCGATGAACCGGCCAGAGTCCAAGGTGCCGAATGCGACGGTCTGTTCGTCGTGCCATAAACGCAGCACATAACGCTGGAGACGTCGGCGATCGATAGTTAACGATGCAACTGGGCATTGCGGTATCGATTTGTAAATCGCATCGCCGGATTCGTCATTATTTGTGGATCGTATCAAAACGGGAATCGACGAACATAGTTCTGTCGATTTCCGTCTTGATGTGCCGCCACCACATTTGTTTCATCTTCCCCAATTTCCTCTATTATCGATAACTATTGTCATCAATGATCGACCAGAAACACCAAATTCCGACACTTGTACTGATCGGAGCATTGGTCCGATCACCGCAACGGCTCGATTGTATAGTCTTTCGTAGTAATATATGAGTCGCATGACATATGAATTTGAAATGCTCAAAAACGATCCCGACGTCGAATCGGAGCGCGGGCCGGGCGGAACGATCATCTTTTTAGATGGTGATCACTACTGTGTAGTCGGTCCCGAATTTGTCACTTTGGATGAAAGCGACTGCTATGCTTTTGGAGCGACGAGGGAACAGGCAATTTCCAATTATGCTTTGAAACATATTGTTTAGCGATATGCTGCAGAATGGGGGTATCATACAGAAACAGGAGTTTTTATGAAACGATTCATTTTACCGTCATTTTTTGTTATTGGTTTGATCTTGCTTGGAGCCGGGGCGGCGACTGCACAGAGTACATCCATCGCAGGTGAATGGGATGCCTCGTACAACACGCCCGGCGGACCGCGATCGTTCAGACTCATCTTCAACGTCGAAGGCGAGAAGGTGACCGGCACGGCTAAACGTTCTAACGGCGACGTGCCGCTTACCGGAACGGTTAAGGGCGACGACATCAGCTTTTCGTATACGATCAACTACAACGGTAACGATCTCACGCTGTCATTTTCGGGCAAGATCAAGGGTGATTCGATGGACGGGACCGTCGCGTTCAATGAAAATGCCAACGAAGAATGGAGTGCAAAACGTGTGCCGACTCCGAAACCCAGTATGCGTAAAGCCGAAAAGTAGCTCTCGCTATTGCTCATTGAATTAAGTCCCTAACCGTTCCGAGATCGCCGGGTGTTTTGTGCCCGGCGAGTGCGATGTTTAATTTGGAAGGTCGATCGATGCTGTCCGGTTCCGAATCCGCGTTTGGTGCCGGACGCCGTTGTCCGGTCACATCTCAACTCTATTTTCCGCGACAAAATGTCATTTTCGATTCACGTTGACTCAAAAAACGGCATTGATGAGGATTCTATTTACAGGACATTCGGACCCACGGACCGCGGCCACGCCGGCTTGTCATCTCGCTCAGGCATATCCGGCGACGACGAGCGGTATTACGCAGACCGGAACCCGCATCTTCGTCATCGCGACCGAAGGCGTGATGAACGCCGGAACATTTACCGGAGCAGCCGGTTGGGGGCCCGGCACCTGTGACATCTCGGCGGCCGTCACGCCATTGAACAACTAAGATCCTAGAATAAAAAATCAATAAAAGGCCCCGGTCCATCAGGATCGGGGCCTATCCTTTTGCTCAAATGTCACGTCAATCCATTAAGCAATAAAAACATATAGCGAATTGTGCCTGAAATGGGCCGATTGCGATACCTAAGACACGTCCGTGTCAGCGAGAGCGTCGCAATGATCCCGGAGGATTTCAAGTGAGCCATCACGAGGCTATTCAAACGTGGACCGCGGCGATCGCGGCTCAGGATGTTCGAGCAGGTTTGTGGTGTGCTCGGTGACGCTTGGGAAATGGTCGATGGCGGGCATCGGCGGGAGCTTGTTTGTTGTGTCCGCTTTCGGTAGCAATGCGGGTTTCGCGGTCACGCGGGGACTTCGCTTGCGGCCCTGATCAAGTAGTGACATTGCAGCGATCGAGAACATCCCGATAACAGACGTGATAACGCCGAGCATTACGACCGCACGCACATCGTTCATTGACCCCAGCAAAGCGA
Protein-coding sequences here:
- a CDS encoding cytochrome c3 family protein encodes the protein MMRQFIKIASVIATFAFVLFLLDGTSQKAQVMTGKVAPPLEMPQVIELAKGSKQGPVTFNHVKHNSGEYSVSGPIQCIECHHTAQPAAELAKHPPLKTDWPAGRTTTLTMELFNTDAKGAGIAACRDCHAKAGQKPKLLLEIPVLKDPGSTTMTTLTNQLAFHRTCDACHFSVSMNRPESKVPNATVCSSCHKRST
- a CDS encoding RNA-binding protein, whose product is MSTKLYVGNLSFSTTSQDLESMFGEFGTVQSANLIEDRETGRSRGFGFVEMSSKEEGEAAIASMNGKEVDGRALTVNEAKPREDRGGSGGGGGGGGRGGYGGGGGGGRGGNRGGGGGGGNRGGGGYGGGGGRY
- the infA gene encoding translation initiation factor IF-1; translated protein: MKEELIEMAGVVVDKQPNAFFKVQLNDTEHMVLATISGRMRRNRIRILMGDRVDIELSPYDLTKGRITYRHK
- a CDS encoding zinc ribbon domain-containing protein yields the protein MDCPSCGSKVADGQQFCRECGAGLTVDGTRRRIPRAFWGLSIAFAGILIALLGSMNDVRAVVMLGVITSVIGMFSIAAMSLLDQGRKRSPRVTAKPALLPKADTTNKLPPMPAIDHFPSVTEHTTNLLEHPEPRSPRSTFE